The Bacillus thermozeamaize DNA window TCCTCACCTCATGCCCTTTTTCTTTCGCCCCTTGGACCACCGCTTCAATCGCTTTCGGTGACACGCTGGATTCGATGAAAATCGCCTTGACCTTCCGATCCACCAGCAGCTTCACCAAGTTTTGCACGTCCTTGACGCCGTACTCGGCATCGGTGCTGATCCCCTGCAGTCCGCGCACCTCCATCCCGTAGGCCCGTCCGAAATATCCGAAGGCGTCATGGGCGGTGACCAAAATGCGGGATTGTTCGGGGATCTGTGCAATCTGTTTTTTGGCATAAGCATCCAATTCATCCAATTGTTTCAGGTATTGATCCGCGTTTTGTTCATAGGTTGCTTGATGTGCCGGATCCAGTTCAATCAGCGCATCCCGCACGCGTTCCACCGCATGCTTCCAGAGAGAGATGTCAAACCAGACGTGCGGATCATAGTGGCCGTCGAACGCTTCCGGTTCAAGCAGCCGGTCCTCAGGGATCGTTTCGGTGACAGCGACGGTGGGCTTTTTGCTGGCCAAGCGAACGAAAATATCCGCCATCTTTCCTTCGAGGTTAAGACCGTTGTAGAAAATGATGTCAGCCGATTCCAGCTTTTGGATATCGCTTTGAGTTGCCTTGTACAGGTGAGGGTCGACCCCTGGGCCCATCAAGGCTTGTACGTTTACGTTTGTACCGCCGACGTTGCGGACGAGATCCGCGACTTGTCCCGTGGTGGCGACGGCTTGAATCTGCTGATTGCCTTCAGATGTTCCAGCAGCGGAACCTGAAGCGTTTGTTTCCGCAGCGGAACTACAGCCTGCCAACAGGACAAGGCCACAGACGAGAAAGAATACCCATTTGAAATG harbors:
- a CDS encoding manganese transporter, giving the protein MHRHFKWVFFLVCGLVLLAGCSSAAETNASGSAAGTSEGNQQIQAVATTGQVADLVRNVGGTNVNVQALMGPGVDPHLYKATQSDIQKLESADIIFYNGLNLEGKMADIFVRLASKKPTVAVTETIPEDRLLEPEAFDGHYDPHVWFDISLWKHAVERVRDALIELDPAHQATYEQNADQYLKQLDELDAYAKKQIAQIPEQSRILVTAHDAFGYFGRAYGMEVRGLQGISTDAEYGVKDVQNLVKLLVDRKVKAIFIESSVSPKAIEAVVQGAKEKGHEVRIGGELFSDALGEEETPEGTYIGMFRHNIDTIVSALR